The following are from one region of the Chloracidobacterium sp. genome:
- a CDS encoding Smr/MutS family protein, which produces MVEDPAENPFPETVDIEITDSIDLHSFHPSEVKMATSAYLEEARKRGFSIVRIIHGKGVGVQREIVRSVLRDTKFVRSFRSGDEFSGGWGATIVKLEVAD; this is translated from the coding sequence ATGGTTGAAGATCCCGCAGAAAACCCATTTCCCGAAACCGTCGATATCGAGATCACAGATTCGATCGATCTGCATTCTTTCCATCCGAGCGAAGTGAAGATGGCTACTTCGGCATATCTTGAAGAAGCGCGGAAAAGAGGCTTCTCCATCGTGCGGATAATTCACGGTAAAGGTGTCGGAGTTCAGCGCGAGATCGTGAGGTCGGTTTTGCGAGATACAAAGTTTGTAAGAAGTTTCAGATCCGGGGATGAATTTTCCGGCGGTTGGGGCGCTACGATCGTCAAACTCGAGGTCGCAGACTAA